CGAGAAGAACGAATAGATGGTGTTCATCACGACGAGGAAGATGAGCGTCGGTGAGATGAGGGGAACGTACACCTTGTACAGCATCTTGAGCCGACCGACGCCGTCGATCTGTGCGCTCTCGGTCAGCGTCTCGGGGATGTTGTTGAGCGCGGCCACGATGAAGATGATGTTGTACCCCAACTGCTTCCAGATGGCGACGATGGCCAGGACGATGAACGCCTGTGTGCCGTTGTTGAACCAGTCGAGCGTCCACGGCGTCAGGAGTTCGAGGTAGTACGTGAAGATGCCGAGGTTCGGGTGGAGGAGGAAGTTCAGGAGGATGGCCGCGACCGCCGGCGGGAGGGCGTAGGGCCAGATCGCCGCGACCAGATACGTCGACGACCCGACGGCGACCTCGAACAGCATGTAGCCGACGAGCAACGAGAGGACGAGCGTCCCCGCGACGACGAGGGCGGCGAAGGCCACCGAGATGCCGAAAACTGTTCTGATACTCCGGCGACGTCGCCAGGTCGACGAAGTTCTGGATCCCGACCCAGGTGCGCTGTTGGCCGAGAAACAGCGTCTTGTACAGACTCAGCCTGAACGTCTCGATCGCCGGATAGTAGAGAAACCCCACCAGGACGGCGAAGGTCGGCACCAACAACAGTGCCGCCTGGAACCTCGAATCAAACGGTTTGACCTGTGATGCCATATGAAACGGTGTCGGAGCCGGGTACTTAATTGCTACTGCTTCGCCGGACGGCGCGGCCTAGTTGCCGCCGCTGTAGTTGCCGGAGTAGCCTTCGAGCGCGCTCTGGACGTCGTTGTCCATCTTCGTGAGGCCGTCCTCGACCGACATATCGCCGTTGAGGATGCTCACCGACGTCTCCGAGTTGATCGTCCGCGCCCGCGGCCAGACGCCCATCACCGCGCCGCGCGTCGCGGGCGTGTCCTCGGTGTCCTGCAGTTGTTCGAACGCCGTGCTGAAGTTGGGGTTCTCGTCGAACCAGCCCTCGCTCTGGAGCTGGTCGATCGCCCCCTGTCGCACGGGGAAGTAGCCGCTGTTGCGGTGCCAGCGGGCCTGTTGTTCCGGCTTGGAGATCCAGGCGAGGAACTGGCCGGCCGCCTGTTTCTTCTCGTCGGACAGCGCGCTGGGGACCCACAGCGACCCCCCGCCGATGACGACGCCGGTGTTCGCGCCGTTCGGCGTCGGGAGATACGCCGACCCGAGCTCGAAGCCGTTCTCCTCCGCACCCGCTTTCATCGACACCATGTTCGAGGTGGAGTCCCAGAGCATCGGGACCTTCTGCGTGAGGAACGCCTGCCGGGCCTCCCCCCACGCCTCGATGCCGGGGTTCAGGTAGAGTCCCTCGTCGGCCATCCCCTTCCACCAGCTGTAGACGTTACGGCCGGCTTCGCTGTTGTAGTTGGTCTCGGTCGGACGCCCCTCCCGCCCGTTCTGCTTGTTGACCAGCACCTGGTCCTGCTTGGCGAACTGCTGTTCGATCTGCATCCAGGAGTGGTTCGGCCAAGAGATCCCCTGCTGCATGTCGGTCTGGTCGACGATCGTGCTCGCAGCGTCGCGCACTCCCGAGAGGCTCCGCGGCGGGCTCTCGGGGTCGAGCCCGGCTTCCTCGAACGCCGTCTTGTTGTACAGCATGATGGTGTTCGAGGAGTTGAACGGCATCGAGTTCAGCTGGCCGTTGATGCGGTAGTAGTTCAGCACCGACGGGAGGAAGTCGTCGAGGTCGATCTGGTCCTCGGGGAGGATCTCCCGGACGGGCGTGAACGCCCCGCTGTCGAGACAGAGCCGTGTGCCGATCTCGAAGATCTGTGCGACGCCCGGCGGATCACCGGCACGCGAAGCCTGCAGTGACTGGTTGAGGTTCTGGCGGTAGCCGCCTTTGTTGACCGCCTGGACGGTGACGCCGTCGGTCTGCTCGGAGAACTCGTTCGACATGTCCTCCAGCGTCGACCCGAGTTCGCCGCCGAAGATGTGCCAGAATTCGATGCTGACGTCGCTGCTGCCGCCACTGCTCGTGGAGCCACCGCTGGTATCACTCCCACTGCCTCCGTCACCGGACCCACCATCGCCGGATCCTCCGTCTCCCGAGCCGCCGTCCCCGCCGCTGTTGCCGGTACAGCCGGCGAGCGCGACCACTGTTCCCGCTCCTGCACCTTTGATGAACTTCCGACGTGATGAATTAACCATCGCCGCTTAACTGTCTACATGGTGTCTTAATAAAAATTTTGGGAGAGTCACTCGATCCCAACCGTCTCGTTTCGCTTGACAGCGTCGCCACCCGGTTCCGTTCCCCGCCGCTCCCCCGGAAAAATACTTTTATACGCGGTTTCCGAACGTAGGGTGGCATGCGAGCAGCAGTGTTAGCCGAGTACGGAGAGCCGTTGGATATCAGAGACATCGACCGACCAGAACCCGACCCGGACGGCGTCGTCGCGACGGTCGACGCCTGCGGTGTCTGCCGGAGCGACTGGCACGGCTGGGTCGGTAACTGGGAGTGGTTCGACTACAAACCTCCGCTCGGTCACGTCCTGGGGCACGAACCCTCCGGGACGGTCGTCGACGTCGGCGACGAGGTCGAGACGATCCGCGAGGGCGACGAGATCGCGATCCCGTTCAACTTCGCCTGTGGAGGCTGTCACGAGTGTCGCGTCGGCTACGAGAACCTCTGTGAGAACCACCTTGGGCTGGGGTTTCAGGAGGGTGCGCCCGGCGCGTTCGCCGAGGAGGTTCCCATCCCGAACGCCGACATCAACGCCGTCGAACTCCCGGACGGCGTCGACCAGGTCGAAGTCGCGGGGATGGGCTGTCGGTTCATGACCGCCTATCGGGGGATGGCCCACCAGGCCGACGTCAGCCGCGGCGAGTACGTCGTCGTCTACGGCCTCGGCGGCATCGGCCTGTCTGCCGTCCACATCGCGGACGCGCTCGGGGGGAACGTCGTCGGCGTCGACCTCATGGAGGAGAAACTGTCGATGGCCGAGGACCTCGGCGCGGTTGAGACGGTGAACGCGGGTGCGGTCGACGATCCGGTACGAGAGGTCCGGGACATCACCGACGGTGGGGCACACGTCTCGCTCGACGCCCTGGGGATCGAAGAGACCTGCCAGAACGCGGTAGCGTCGCTCCGAACCCGCGGCCGGCACGTCCAGATCGGGCTCACGACCAAGGAACAGCACGGCTACAACCCGCTGCCGACCGACACGATCGTGATGAACGAGATCCAGATCAACGGCTCCAGCGGGCTCCCGCCGGCGAAGTACGGCGAGATGTTCCGGATGGTCGAACACGGGAAGCTCGACCCCGGTGCGGTCGTCACCGACCGGATCGGCCTCGACGACATCACCGACGAACTCCAGGCGATGACCGACTACGAGACGGTCGGCATCCCCGTCGTCGACAGCTTCGCCTGACGGATGTCCGACCGAGAACAGCGCGACGCGATCCGCGAGCGCCACCGTGCGGCACGCCGGCGGGCGCTCGACGGCCTGACCGTCGCATCGTGGATCGACGGTCGGTCCGTCGGTGATGGGGACACGGCGGATCC
This Salinigranum marinum DNA region includes the following protein-coding sequences:
- a CDS encoding ABC transporter substrate-binding protein, which gives rise to MVNSSRRKFIKGAGAGTVVALAGCTGNSGGDGGSGDGGSGDGGSGDGGSGSDTSGGSTSSGGSSDVSIEFWHIFGGELGSTLEDMSNEFSEQTDGVTVQAVNKGGYRQNLNQSLQASRAGDPPGVAQIFEIGTRLCLDSGAFTPVREILPEDQIDLDDFLPSVLNYYRINGQLNSMPFNSSNTIMLYNKTAFEEAGLDPESPPRSLSGVRDAASTIVDQTDMQQGISWPNHSWMQIEQQFAKQDQVLVNKQNGREGRPTETNYNSEAGRNVYSWWKGMADEGLYLNPGIEAWGEARQAFLTQKVPMLWDSTSNMVSMKAGAEENGFELGSAYLPTPNGANTGVVIGGGSLWVPSALSDEKKQAAGQFLAWISKPEQQARWHRNSGYFPVRQGAIDQLQSEGWFDENPNFSTAFEQLQDTEDTPATRGAVMGVWPRARTINSETSVSILNGDMSVEDGLTKMDNDVQSALEGYSGNYSGGN
- a CDS encoding zinc-dependent alcohol dehydrogenase family protein, yielding MRAAVLAEYGEPLDIRDIDRPEPDPDGVVATVDACGVCRSDWHGWVGNWEWFDYKPPLGHVLGHEPSGTVVDVGDEVETIREGDEIAIPFNFACGGCHECRVGYENLCENHLGLGFQEGAPGAFAEEVPIPNADINAVELPDGVDQVEVAGMGCRFMTAYRGMAHQADVSRGEYVVVYGLGGIGLSAVHIADALGGNVVGVDLMEEKLSMAEDLGAVETVNAGAVDDPVREVRDITDGGAHVSLDALGIEETCQNAVASLRTRGRHVQIGLTTKEQHGYNPLPTDTIVMNEIQINGSSGLPPAKYGEMFRMVEHGKLDPGAVVTDRIGLDDITDELQAMTDYETVGIPVVDSFA